The following are encoded together in the Acetobacter vaccinii genome:
- a CDS encoding urea amidolyase associated protein UAAP2 produces the protein MTTATIRTVLDQVVPARVPWSAVVKKGQTLRIIDLESQQAVDALFYNAHAYQERYSVQETLISQGSAYIGKGAKLYSNEGNVLMQVVEDTCGRHDTLAGACSCESNTVRFGHETRYMHACRENFLLEVGKYGMGKRDIVSNVNFFMNVPVLENGELVIDDGLSDPGGYVDLLAEMDTLVVLSNCPQVNNPCNGFVPTPIRVIISEAVPA, from the coding sequence ATGACGACTGCCACCATCCGAACTGTTCTGGATCAGGTTGTGCCCGCGCGTGTGCCCTGGTCAGCCGTGGTTAAAAAGGGCCAGACCCTGCGGATTATCGACCTGGAAAGCCAGCAGGCTGTGGATGCGCTGTTTTATAACGCCCATGCCTACCAGGAACGCTATAGCGTGCAGGAAACCCTGATCAGCCAGGGCAGTGCCTATATTGGCAAAGGGGCCAAGCTGTATTCCAACGAAGGCAACGTGCTGATGCAGGTTGTGGAAGATACCTGCGGTCGCCACGACACGCTGGCCGGGGCGTGTAGCTGTGAATCCAACACTGTGCGTTTTGGGCACGAAACACGCTACATGCACGCCTGCCGCGAGAACTTCCTGCTTGAAGTGGGAAAATACGGTATGGGAAAGCGGGATATTGTCAGCAACGTCAATTTTTTCATGAATGTTCCCGTGCTGGAAAACGGTGAACTGGTGATTGACGACGGCCTGTCCGATCCCGGCGGTTACGTTGACCTGCTGGCCGAAATGGACACGCTGGTTGTGCTGTCCAACTGCCCGCAGGTGAACAACCCGTGCAACGGTTTTGTTCCCACGCCCATTCGCGTCATCATCAGCGAAGCCGTGCCTGCCTGA
- a CDS encoding urea amidolyase associated protein UAAP1: MPDHKPPGGAQGNSFVGQKEKPMQIDQQSPEWYRARYNQLRDRALKEERATRAVHASTGMDASTVLHREVVPGGWYWTTLLPRGQALRLINTAGNNGVSVMLWNADDTSERYNAGDTVKLQWTTQLSTGRVLFSDMGRVLASIIDDTCGHSDTLAACSTPGSNQRNFGDAHLRNSRDNLRLAAGKHGLAVRDVPACISFFSHVSVGSDGALSWVDGSVRPGAHVDLRAEMNLLVAVSNCYHPLSPDSTFDPSPIEVIRWQAPSPTADDLSRTFCEEAQRGFENTDPLFTI; the protein is encoded by the coding sequence GTGCCTGACCATAAGCCGCCCGGTGGCGCACAAGGCAACTCCTTTGTCGGACAGAAGGAAAAACCCATGCAGATCGACCAGCAGAGCCCGGAATGGTACAGGGCGCGTTACAACCAGCTTCGTGATCGTGCCCTTAAGGAAGAGCGCGCCACCCGTGCCGTCCATGCCTCGACCGGGATGGACGCCAGCACCGTGCTGCACCGTGAGGTCGTACCCGGCGGGTGGTACTGGACCACACTGCTCCCGCGTGGTCAGGCTTTGCGGCTGATCAACACCGCAGGCAACAACGGTGTGTCCGTTATGCTGTGGAATGCGGATGATACGAGCGAACGCTATAATGCGGGCGATACGGTCAAGTTGCAGTGGACAACACAGCTGAGCACCGGGCGTGTGCTGTTTTCGGATATGGGGCGTGTTCTGGCCTCGATCATTGACGACACCTGCGGGCATAGCGACACACTGGCCGCGTGCAGCACGCCGGGCAGCAACCAGCGCAACTTTGGTGATGCACACCTGCGTAACAGCCGTGACAACCTGCGTCTGGCAGCCGGAAAACATGGTTTGGCTGTAAGGGATGTTCCGGCCTGCATTTCCTTCTTCTCGCATGTCAGTGTTGGCAGCGATGGCGCTTTAAGCTGGGTGGATGGCAGTGTGCGCCCCGGTGCCCATGTTGACCTGCGCGCGGAGATGAACCTGCTGGTTGCGGTTTCCAACTGCTACCACCCGCTCAGCCCCGATAGCACTTTTGACCCGTCTCCGATCGAGGTTATCCGCTGGCAGGCACCGTCCCCCACAGCGGACGATCTGAGCCGCACCTTCTGTGAGGAAGCACAGCGTGGCTTCGAGAACACAGACCCTCTTTTCACGATCTGA
- a CDS encoding ABC transporter permease: MARMSGWMLYGKVGRRARVVLGVFSILLPLLAWSAVSYVPFLWHPQVLITNPGGEEYLEEGMRMQRADFERAVHEMRAAGQKVPEGVPANPVYLPSPGSVLSSFAHAFVMTEGNGPEKSILQAFWHSIQIIFWGFVISSAIGVPLGILCGTVPAIARLVEPPVDFLRYLPAPAFGALMVAILGIYDAPKIAIIVIGTLFQQILVIGNTTRKLDFAVVEAARTLGAKGRGLLLHVVIPGILPDLYRDQRILLGWAWTYLIVAELIGTSSGITWFITQQARYQHFDNVFAAMALIGIVGMGTDMLLGFAARFLFRWKQEIV, from the coding sequence ATGGCGCGCATGTCTGGGTGGATGCTGTATGGCAAGGTTGGCCGCAGGGCGCGTGTTGTCCTTGGGGTGTTCTCCATCCTTCTGCCCCTTCTGGCGTGGAGTGCTGTCAGCTACGTGCCTTTCCTGTGGCACCCGCAGGTGCTGATCACCAATCCGGGTGGGGAGGAGTATCTGGAAGAAGGCATGCGTATGCAGCGTGCCGACTTTGAGCGTGCCGTGCACGAAATGCGCGCGGCAGGCCAGAAAGTGCCAGAAGGTGTGCCCGCCAATCCTGTCTACCTGCCGTCACCCGGCAGCGTACTGTCGTCCTTTGCTCATGCTTTTGTCATGACAGAGGGGAATGGGCCTGAAAAATCCATTCTGCAGGCGTTCTGGCACAGTATTCAGATTATCTTCTGGGGCTTTGTCATTTCCTCGGCCATTGGTGTGCCGCTGGGTATTCTGTGTGGCACGGTGCCTGCGATTGCACGGCTGGTCGAACCCCCGGTGGATTTCCTGCGCTACCTGCCTGCCCCGGCCTTTGGGGCACTGATGGTGGCCATTCTTGGGATTTATGATGCCCCCAAGATTGCGATTATCGTGATCGGGACCTTGTTCCAGCAGATCCTGGTGATTGGCAACACCACCCGCAAGCTGGACTTTGCAGTGGTGGAGGCCGCCCGCACACTCGGGGCCAAAGGCCGGGGGCTTTTGCTGCATGTGGTTATTCCCGGCATTCTGCCCGACCTGTACCGGGACCAGCGCATTCTGCTCGGCTGGGCCTGGACATATCTGATCGTGGCGGAACTGATCGGCACATCCTCCGGTATCACATGGTTTATTACCCAGCAGGCCCGCTACCAGCATTTTGACAATGTGTTTGCCGCCATGGCCCTGATCGGGATTGTCGGCATGGGCACGGACATGCTGCTGGGCTTTGCCGCACGCTTTCTTTTCCGCTGGAAGCAGGAGATCGTCTGA
- the uca gene encoding urea carboxylase produces the protein MFTKVLIANRGETVRRITRTLHRMEIASVAVCSEADRFAPPVLEADEAILIGPAAVAESYLNMDAILEACRKTGAQAVHPGYGFLSERAEFAERLAAEGIRFIGPRPEHMRAFGLKHTARDLARANGVPLLPGTDILATADDAAREAARIGYPVMLKSTAGGGGIGMQVCQDEDALRTCFEAVSRLGGNNFGDARVFLEKFIASARHIEVQVFGDGRGGVLTLGERDCSLQRRNQKVVEETPGPNLPEATRHKLREAARALCAAVQYESAGTVEFIYDAQTGEFYFLEVNTRLQVEHCVTEETFGVDLVEWMVRQADGSFVLPAQDSLVQTGAAVEVRIYAENPAENFRPSTGRLTQVRFPEGVRVDGWVETGTEVTPHYDPMLAKLIATGADRAEALANLHQALVRTRLDGLESNLDYLRAVTAAEAVHEGTVTTAFLNSFAYTPHTMEVLAPGLQSTVQDWPGRVGYWAVGVPPNGPMDDRSFRLANQIVGNAPGVPALELTVSGPVLRFNAPAVIALTGAFMPATLDGEAVPYWQPVAVARGQVLALGQIKGAGHRTYLAIQGGLDVPDYLGSGATFMLGQFGGHATGQLRTGDVLRFHATSAQEAAPTQPLAEADRPVLTDTWEIGVLYGPHGAPDFFQPDDMQDLFSSTYEVHFNSARTGVRLIGPKPRWARTDGGEAGLHPSNIHDNAYAIGAIDFTGDMPILLGPDGPSLGGFVCPAVVTRDELWKLGQLHPGDKVRFHRVTPQPLSLPFMAAPATGDSPVLHRSEGVVPVVYRRAGEQYLLLEFGEPVLDIPLRLRVQLMLERLSSRNVDGIVDLTPGIRSLQVHYNPDILPLAELMTILHDIEQELPDNEDDITVPSRIVYMPLSWDDEQAQLAMRRYQELVRPNAPWCPSNIEFIRRINGLSSIESVRDIIFNASYLVMGLGDVYLGAPVATPVDPRHRLVTTKYNPARTWTPDNVVGIGGSYMCIYGMEGPGGYQLFGRTIQVWNTWRGTDVFEQDKPWLLRFFDQIRFYPVSHEELMEARAAFPYGRFPVRIEETTFSLKEYKAFLAEHAEEIGQAKARQQDAFEAERQDWIARGLDTFEEEVAPPQVEDTILPEGQMAVDSPVPGSVWQIPVAVGDSVAVGDTVAVIESMKTEMKVISPVAGKVAEILCRTGREVRGGERILVISTVEQG, from the coding sequence ATGTTCACAAAAGTTCTTATCGCCAACCGTGGTGAAACAGTCCGTCGCATCACGCGTACCCTGCACAGGATGGAAATTGCCTCTGTCGCTGTCTGCTCGGAAGCGGACCGTTTTGCCCCCCCGGTGCTGGAAGCTGATGAGGCTATCCTGATCGGCCCGGCTGCGGTGGCGGAAAGTTACCTGAACATGGACGCCATTCTGGAGGCCTGCCGGAAGACTGGCGCGCAGGCTGTGCACCCAGGATATGGTTTTTTAAGTGAGCGTGCGGAGTTTGCCGAACGCCTTGCTGCCGAGGGTATTCGTTTTATTGGCCCCCGGCCCGAGCACATGCGGGCCTTTGGTCTCAAGCACACCGCACGTGACCTTGCGCGGGCCAATGGTGTGCCCCTGCTGCCCGGCACCGACATTCTGGCCACAGCGGACGATGCAGCGCGTGAGGCCGCACGGATTGGCTACCCGGTCATGCTTAAAAGCACGGCAGGTGGCGGCGGTATTGGCATGCAGGTCTGCCAGGATGAAGACGCCCTGCGCACCTGTTTTGAGGCCGTGTCCCGTCTGGGTGGCAATAACTTTGGCGATGCCCGCGTCTTTTTGGAAAAATTCATTGCCAGCGCACGGCATATCGAGGTCCAGGTCTTTGGTGATGGTCGCGGCGGTGTGCTGACACTGGGCGAGCGCGACTGCTCGCTCCAGCGGCGTAACCAGAAAGTGGTGGAAGAAACCCCCGGCCCCAACCTGCCCGAGGCCACCCGACACAAACTGCGCGAGGCCGCACGAGCGCTCTGTGCTGCTGTACAGTATGAATCCGCAGGCACTGTGGAGTTTATTTACGACGCCCAGACAGGGGAGTTCTATTTTCTGGAGGTTAACACCCGCCTGCAGGTCGAACACTGCGTGACGGAAGAAACCTTTGGCGTGGATCTGGTGGAATGGATGGTGCGTCAGGCAGATGGCTCCTTCGTTCTGCCCGCTCAGGACAGTCTTGTGCAGACCGGGGCCGCAGTGGAAGTGCGTATTTACGCCGAAAACCCGGCAGAAAACTTCCGTCCCTCCACAGGCCGCCTGACGCAGGTCCGCTTTCCCGAAGGTGTGCGCGTGGATGGCTGGGTGGAAACCGGCACGGAAGTTACCCCCCATTACGACCCCATGCTGGCCAAGCTGATTGCAACCGGGGCCGACCGGGCCGAGGCACTGGCCAATCTGCATCAAGCACTGGTGCGGACCAGGCTGGATGGGCTGGAAAGCAATCTGGACTACCTGCGCGCCGTTACCGCAGCCGAGGCTGTGCATGAGGGAACAGTTACGACCGCGTTCCTCAACAGCTTTGCCTATACGCCACATACTATGGAGGTTCTGGCACCGGGCTTGCAGTCCACCGTGCAGGACTGGCCGGGTCGTGTAGGGTACTGGGCTGTTGGCGTACCGCCCAACGGGCCGATGGATGACCGCAGCTTCCGTCTGGCCAACCAGATTGTTGGTAATGCGCCGGGTGTGCCTGCGCTGGAGCTGACAGTATCCGGCCCGGTGCTGCGCTTTAACGCCCCCGCAGTTATTGCTCTGACCGGGGCGTTCATGCCTGCCACGCTGGATGGTGAGGCCGTACCATACTGGCAGCCGGTTGCTGTTGCGCGCGGGCAGGTGCTGGCGCTGGGGCAGATCAAAGGGGCAGGGCATAGGACCTATCTGGCCATTCAGGGTGGGCTGGACGTGCCGGACTATCTGGGGTCTGGCGCCACCTTTATGCTGGGGCAGTTTGGTGGCCATGCCACGGGGCAGCTTCGCACGGGGGATGTCCTGCGCTTTCACGCAACATCCGCGCAAGAAGCAGCCCCGACACAGCCCCTGGCTGAAGCAGACCGCCCGGTGCTGACCGATACGTGGGAAATCGGGGTGCTGTATGGCCCGCATGGCGCACCGGACTTCTTCCAGCCAGACGATATGCAGGACCTGTTTTCCAGCACGTATGAAGTGCATTTTAACAGTGCCCGCACAGGGGTCCGCCTGATTGGCCCCAAGCCACGCTGGGCCCGCACCGATGGGGGCGAGGCCGGGCTGCACCCATCCAACATCCATGACAATGCCTACGCCATTGGTGCGATCGACTTTACGGGGGACATGCCCATCCTGCTGGGGCCGGATGGTCCGAGCCTTGGCGGCTTTGTCTGCCCCGCCGTGGTGACGCGTGATGAGTTGTGGAAGCTCGGCCAGTTGCATCCTGGCGATAAGGTGCGTTTCCACCGGGTGACGCCGCAGCCTCTGTCGCTGCCGTTCATGGCGGCTCCGGCTACGGGGGACAGCCCCGTGCTGCACCGTTCGGAGGGTGTGGTGCCGGTGGTTTACCGCCGCGCAGGCGAGCAGTATCTGCTGCTGGAATTTGGTGAACCCGTGCTGGATATTCCTCTGCGGCTGCGCGTTCAGTTAATGCTTGAGCGCCTGAGCAGTCGCAATGTGGACGGTATTGTGGACCTGACACCGGGTATTCGCTCGCTTCAGGTGCATTACAACCCCGATATTCTGCCTCTGGCTGAGTTGATGACCATCCTGCACGACATCGAGCAGGAACTGCCGGATAATGAAGACGATATCACGGTGCCCAGCCGTATCGTCTACATGCCCCTGTCGTGGGATGACGAGCAGGCCCAGCTTGCCATGCGGCGTTATCAGGAGCTGGTGCGCCCCAACGCGCCGTGGTGCCCGTCCAACATTGAGTTCATTCGCCGGATCAATGGTCTGTCGTCCATTGAGTCCGTGCGGGATATTATCTTCAATGCCTCTTATCTGGTCATGGGGCTGGGGGATGTGTATCTGGGCGCGCCTGTTGCCACCCCGGTGGACCCGCGCCACAGGCTGGTCACCACCAAATACAACCCGGCACGGACATGGACGCCCGATAACGTGGTGGGCATTGGTGGCAGCTATATGTGCATTTACGGCATGGAAGGGCCGGGTGGGTACCAGCTTTTTGGCCGTACCATCCAGGTCTGGAACACATGGCGTGGCACGGATGTGTTTGAGCAGGACAAGCCCTGGCTACTCCGCTTTTTTGACCAGATCCGCTTCTACCCGGTCTCGCACGAGGAACTGATGGAAGCCCGGGCGGCTTTCCCCTATGGGCGCTTCCCGGTCAGAATTGAGGAAACCACCTTCAGCCTGAAGGAGTACAAGGCCTTCCTTGCAGAACATGCCGAGGAAATTGGCCAGGCCAAGGCCCGCCAGCAGGACGCGTTTGAGGCCGAGCGGCAGGACTGGATTGCCCGTGGCCTTGATACGTTTGAGGAAGAAGTCGCCCCCCCGCAAGTGGAAGATACAATCCTGCCCGAAGGCCAGATGGCGGTGGACAGCCCCGTACCGGGGAGCGTGTGGCAGATCCCTGTTGCTGTGGGTGACAGCGTGGCCGTGGGTGACACGGTGGCGGTGATCGAGTCCATGAAAACGGAAATGAAGGTTATCTCCCCCGTTGCCGGTAAAGTGGCGGAAATCCTGTGCCGTACAGGCCGTGAAGTCCGTGGGGGAGAGCGCATACTGGTCATCAGCACGGTGGAACAGGGCTGA
- a CDS encoding ABC transporter ATP-binding protein, translating into MATHDQTPPADYRVLPPEVAERMARIKAREVVLQVENLGKTFSRHGQTTVALEDISMGVHRREFVCVVGPSGCGKSTLVRILAGLEDASSGRILVDGTPVNGPGPDRGMVFQKYTLFPWRSVCRNVMFGLEMSGLSKDESRRQAMQWLQAIGLERFADALPHQLSGGMQQRVAIARALAAQPRVLLMDEPFSALDARTRVRMQSHLLDIWRKTDITIVFITHDLDEAIYLADRILVLKAHPGRVEEVIEVPLPRKRGPDIMTSPEFLATRARLEALIHAEPEDEAAAEEFGDDTIPLLTLVTDVVE; encoded by the coding sequence ATGGCCACGCACGACCAGACACCCCCCGCCGACTATCGCGTTTTGCCGCCCGAAGTGGCCGAGCGTATGGCCCGCATCAAGGCGCGTGAGGTTGTTCTCCAGGTGGAAAACCTGGGCAAGACCTTCTCCCGCCATGGGCAGACAACCGTGGCGCTGGAAGATATTTCCATGGGGGTCCACCGGCGCGAGTTCGTCTGTGTCGTTGGCCCGTCGGGCTGCGGCAAGTCTACCTTGGTGCGTATTCTGGCAGGGCTGGAGGACGCCTCGTCCGGGCGGATTCTGGTCGATGGCACACCGGTGAATGGCCCCGGCCCCGATCGGGGGATGGTGTTCCAGAAATACACGCTCTTTCCGTGGCGGAGCGTGTGCCGCAACGTCATGTTCGGGCTGGAAATGTCGGGGCTGAGCAAGGACGAAAGCCGCCGACAGGCCATGCAGTGGTTGCAGGCCATCGGGCTTGAGCGCTTTGCCGATGCCCTGCCGCACCAGCTTTCGGGCGGGATGCAGCAGCGTGTGGCCATTGCCCGTGCTCTGGCCGCCCAGCCCCGTGTCCTGCTGATGGACGAACCCTTCAGCGCGCTGGACGCCCGCACCCGGGTGCGCATGCAGTCACACCTGCTCGACATCTGGCGCAAGACCGACATCACCATCGTGTTCATCACGCATGATCTGGATGAAGCCATTTATCTGGCTGACCGTATCCTTGTCCTCAAGGCGCATCCGGGGCGGGTGGAAGAGGTGATCGAGGTGCCTTTGCCCCGTAAGCGTGGGCCGGACATTATGACCAGCCCAGAGTTTCTGGCCACACGCGCCCGACTGGAAGCCCTGATCCACGCTGAACCCGAGGACGAAGCCGCGGCCGAGGAGTTTGGTGATGACACCATCCCCCTGCTGACCCTTGTGACCGACGTGGTCGAATAA
- a CDS encoding CopG family ribbon-helix-helix protein: MARKKAEEQVSRISVSLPPHVLRELDSMVVEKGYVSRSQAIQHILHDALTDCRRDNDDEIMAGVIVLFYNSGTPGLQQRLADMQYENLAEVISSLHVNLIRRQTLEVMLVQGRVGKLRDIENMFSTMPGVVSGKMHLIASLIPPVHEVGREPPLNMESA; the protein is encoded by the coding sequence TTGGCCCGCAAAAAAGCAGAAGAACAGGTCAGCCGGATCAGTGTTTCCCTGCCCCCTCATGTCCTGCGTGAACTGGACAGCATGGTGGTGGAAAAAGGCTATGTCAGCCGTTCCCAGGCGATCCAGCATATCCTGCATGACGCCCTGACAGATTGCCGCCGTGATAATGATGACGAGATCATGGCCGGTGTGATCGTTCTTTTTTACAATAGCGGTACACCCGGCCTGCAACAGCGGCTGGCGGACATGCAGTATGAAAACCTGGCCGAGGTCATAAGCTCTCTGCATGTCAACCTGATCAGGCGGCAGACGCTGGAAGTCATGCTCGTGCAGGGGCGTGTTGGAAAGCTGCGTGATATTGAAAACATGTTTTCAACAATGCCGGGCGTTGTTTCTGGCAAGATGCACCTTATTGCCTCCCTCATCCCCCCTGTGCACGAGGTAGGGCGGGAACCACCCTTGAACATGGAAAGTGCCTGA